In Rhipicephalus microplus isolate Deutch F79 chromosome 7, USDA_Rmic, whole genome shotgun sequence, one genomic interval encodes:
- the Pka-R1 gene encoding protein kinase, cAMP-dependent, regulatory subunit type 1 isoform X3 codes for MATTPPCEEKEDELSPLPVPPQRSRRGAVSAETYSEEDATSYVKKMVPKDYKTMAALSKAIEKNVLFSHLDDNERSDIFDAMFPVVHKAGEVIIQQGDEGDNFYVIDQGEVDVYVNGQHVTTIAENGSFGELALIYGTPRAATVKAKTDIKLWAIDRDTYRRILMGSTIRKRKMYEEFLSKVSILESLDKWERLTVADALEPVTFNDGDIIVEQGMPGDDFFIIEEGSASVLQRRSESEPQEEVGRLGPSDYFGEIALLLDRPRAATVVSRGPLKCVKLDRSRFERVLGPCAEILKRNMTHYNSLISLSV; via the exons ATGGCGACCACACCTCCATGCGAAGAGAAGGAGGATGAGCTGTCGCCACTGCCCGTGCCTCCCCAGCGAAGCCGGCGTGGGGCGGTCAGCGCAGAGACCTACTCCGAGGAGGACGCCACGTCATACGTAAAAAAG ATGGTGCCCAAGGACTATAAGACCATGGCTGCACTTTCGAAGGCCATCGAGAAGAACGTCCTGTTCTCACACTTGGACGACAACGAGCGAAG CGACATCTTCGACGCCATGTTTCCCGTGGTTCACAAAGCCGGCGAGGTGATCATCCAACAAGGGGACGAGGGCGACAACTTCTACGTCATCGACCAAGGGGAAGTGGAT GTGTATGTCAACGGACAGCACGTCACCACGATTGCGGAGAACGGAAGCTTCGGAGAGCTGGCCCTGATTTACGGAACTCCTCGGGCAGCTACGGTCAAG GCTAAGACAGACATCAAGCTTTGGGCTATCGACCGAGACACATACAGAAGAATCTTGATG GGAAGCACCATCCGCAAGCGCAAAATGtacgaagaatttcttagcaaaGTTTCCATTCTGG AGAGCCTCGACAAGTGGGAGAGACTCACAGTGGCCGACGCGCTCGAGCCTGTCACATTCAACGATGGCGACATCATTGTGGAACAAGGCATGCCCGGCGACGACTTCTTCATCATTGAGGAG GGTTCAGCATCAGTGTTGCAGAGACGATCCGAGAGCGAGCCACAAGAAGAGGTCGGCAGGCTTGGCCCCTCTGATTACTTCG GCGAGATCGCGCTGCTGCTGGACCGGCCGCGGGCGGCCACAGTGGTGTCGCGTGGGCCCCTGAAGTGTGTCAAGCTCGACCGGTCCCGCTTTGAGCGTGTGCTGGGACCCTGTGCCGAGATCCTCAAGCGCAACATGACCCACTACAACAGCCTCATATCCCTCTCCGTGTAG
- the Pka-R1 gene encoding protein kinase, cAMP-dependent, regulatory subunit type 1 isoform X2, producing MADASKSDELSKQAKRPDLWLQMPTSSSLASKEAATRAKQQQLSPMATTPPCEEKEDELSPLPVPPQRSRRGAVSAETYSEEDATSYVKKMVPKDYKTMAALSKAIEKNVLFSHLDDNERSDIFDAMFPVVHKAGEVIIQQGDEGDNFYVIDQGEVDVYVNGQHVTTIAENGSFGELALIYGTPRAATVKAKTDIKLWAIDRDTYRRILMGSTIRKRKMYEEFLSKVSILESLDKWERLTVADALEPVTFNDGDIIVEQGMPGDDFFIIEEGSASVLQRRSESEPQEEVGRLGPSDYFGEIALLLDRPRAATVVSRGPLKCVKLDRSRFERVLGPCAEILKRNMTHYNSLISLSV from the exons GAGGCAGCCACAAGAGCCAAGCAACAGCAGCTCTCGCCCATGGCGACCACACCTCCATGCGAAGAGAAGGAGGATGAGCTGTCGCCACTGCCCGTGCCTCCCCAGCGAAGCCGGCGTGGGGCGGTCAGCGCAGAGACCTACTCCGAGGAGGACGCCACGTCATACGTAAAAAAG ATGGTGCCCAAGGACTATAAGACCATGGCTGCACTTTCGAAGGCCATCGAGAAGAACGTCCTGTTCTCACACTTGGACGACAACGAGCGAAG CGACATCTTCGACGCCATGTTTCCCGTGGTTCACAAAGCCGGCGAGGTGATCATCCAACAAGGGGACGAGGGCGACAACTTCTACGTCATCGACCAAGGGGAAGTGGAT GTGTATGTCAACGGACAGCACGTCACCACGATTGCGGAGAACGGAAGCTTCGGAGAGCTGGCCCTGATTTACGGAACTCCTCGGGCAGCTACGGTCAAG GCTAAGACAGACATCAAGCTTTGGGCTATCGACCGAGACACATACAGAAGAATCTTGATG GGAAGCACCATCCGCAAGCGCAAAATGtacgaagaatttcttagcaaaGTTTCCATTCTGG AGAGCCTCGACAAGTGGGAGAGACTCACAGTGGCCGACGCGCTCGAGCCTGTCACATTCAACGATGGCGACATCATTGTGGAACAAGGCATGCCCGGCGACGACTTCTTCATCATTGAGGAG GGTTCAGCATCAGTGTTGCAGAGACGATCCGAGAGCGAGCCACAAGAAGAGGTCGGCAGGCTTGGCCCCTCTGATTACTTCG GCGAGATCGCGCTGCTGCTGGACCGGCCGCGGGCGGCCACAGTGGTGTCGCGTGGGCCCCTGAAGTGTGTCAAGCTCGACCGGTCCCGCTTTGAGCGTGTGCTGGGACCCTGTGCCGAGATCCTCAAGCGCAACATGACCCACTACAACAGCCTCATATCCCTCTCCGTGTAG